A genomic window from Bdellovibrio sp. SKB1291214 includes:
- a CDS encoding vWA domain-containing protein produces MTIHSPLAFWLILPLIAVVIWVLWRKKSKTPTLQFGTIQILKTVTPSLRTRLLNVPLILKALGIALAIFALARPQEMNTKIKKNVEGIDIVIALDISDSMLIEDMRPLNRLEAAKETIKQFIGGRSSDRIGLVIFAGESFTLVPPTLDYQLILSRVDEITTAASARIKDGTALGVALANAAGRLKDSQAKSRVVIFMTDGENNSGTIDPETGLEIAKGYGIKIYSIGIGKDGPTRIPIYTRDIFGQKVKTYQPFDSTVNEDLLGRMASQTGGKYYRASKEDSLKGVFKDIDSLEKTKIDVNKFTNYTEKYPPYLVAGLILYLIGLLLGRTWLRRVP; encoded by the coding sequence ATGACAATTCATTCTCCATTAGCATTTTGGTTGATTCTGCCCTTGATAGCTGTGGTGATCTGGGTTTTATGGAGAAAAAAATCTAAAACTCCGACCTTGCAGTTCGGTACTATTCAAATTCTAAAAACAGTGACGCCGAGCTTGCGCACGCGTTTACTTAATGTTCCTTTAATTCTTAAAGCTTTAGGAATCGCGCTGGCTATTTTTGCTTTAGCTCGTCCTCAGGAAATGAATACGAAAATTAAGAAAAATGTCGAGGGGATTGATATAGTTATCGCTCTTGATATTTCAGATTCTATGTTGATCGAAGACATGAGGCCCTTGAATCGTCTGGAAGCGGCTAAAGAAACGATTAAGCAATTTATCGGTGGCCGCAGTTCTGACCGTATCGGTTTGGTGATCTTTGCTGGAGAATCCTTCACCTTGGTTCCTCCAACATTGGATTATCAATTGATTCTGTCCCGCGTGGATGAAATTACAACGGCGGCCAGCGCGCGTATCAAAGATGGTACCGCGTTGGGTGTGGCGCTTGCAAATGCTGCCGGTCGCCTGAAAGATTCACAAGCAAAAAGCCGTGTGGTTATCTTTATGACGGACGGGGAGAATAACTCGGGAACCATCGATCCCGAAACCGGTCTTGAAATTGCCAAGGGTTATGGAATAAAAATTTACTCCATTGGTATCGGTAAAGATGGCCCAACCCGTATTCCGATTTACACGCGCGATATCTTTGGTCAGAAAGTTAAAACTTATCAGCCTTTTGATTCCACAGTCAATGAGGACCTTTTAGGTCGTATGGCAAGTCAAACCGGTGGTAAGTACTATCGTGCTTCTAAGGAAGACTCGTTAAAAGGTGTCTTTAAGGATATTGACTCGTTAGAAAAAACAAAAATCGACGTGAACAAATTTACGAACTATACCGAAAAATATCCGCCATATCTTGTGGCCGGTCTGATTCTGTATTTAATCGGTTTGTTATTAGGTCGTACATGGTTAAGGAGGGTGCCATAA
- a CDS encoding DUF58 domain-containing protein, protein MGLPPEVLKKVKLLELNTRKLVNNLFAGEYHTAFKGQGMTFADFREYVPGDDVRSISWPLTARTGKTFIKTFEEERELTLIIAVDISGSSDFGTGPYFKGEVMTHMAALLAFSAVKNNDQIGLLLFSDQVEHFVPPKKGRGHVQRLLRDLYYFKPKSHKTKLSNGFSFLQGALKKRATIFVFSDFMDEGFDQSLRLLGRKHDVVACVVNDAAEYSLPSMGVIEVQDAESGEVLTVDTSSAGFRKEYEQAVLKRKESRDKLLRKSQVDRVDVKSSNDFVDPLVAFFKKRK, encoded by the coding sequence ATGGGATTGCCTCCAGAGGTCCTAAAAAAGGTCAAACTTTTAGAGTTGAACACAAGAAAACTTGTGAACAACCTTTTTGCAGGCGAATACCATACCGCCTTCAAAGGGCAAGGTATGACCTTTGCGGACTTCCGTGAGTATGTTCCGGGCGACGACGTGCGCTCGATTTCCTGGCCGCTGACGGCGCGCACAGGAAAAACTTTTATTAAAACATTTGAAGAAGAGCGTGAGCTGACCCTGATTATCGCAGTCGATATCAGTGGCTCCAGTGATTTCGGAACGGGACCTTACTTTAAAGGTGAAGTGATGACTCATATGGCAGCCTTGCTGGCGTTTTCTGCAGTGAAAAACAACGACCAAATTGGATTGTTGTTATTTAGTGATCAGGTCGAACACTTTGTTCCGCCGAAAAAAGGCCGTGGGCACGTGCAACGTTTGCTGCGGGATCTGTATTATTTCAAACCTAAAAGTCACAAAACGAAACTTTCTAACGGCTTTAGTTTTCTGCAAGGGGCGTTGAAAAAGCGTGCGACCATTTTCGTGTTCAGCGATTTTATGGACGAGGGCTTTGATCAAAGCTTACGCCTGCTGGGCAGAAAGCATGACGTTGTGGCTTGTGTGGTGAACGATGCTGCCGAATATTCATTGCCAAGTATGGGAGTGATTGAAGTGCAGGATGCAGAAAGTGGCGAAGTATTAACTGTCGACACGTCCTCTGCAGGTTTTAGAAAAGAATATGAGCAAGCAGTTCTAAAGCGTAAAGAGTCTCGCGATAAGCTGCTTCGCAAATCGCAAGTGGATCGTGTGGATGTAAAATCCAGCAATGATTTCGTAGATCCTCTTGTGGCGTTTTTTAAGAAGAGAAAATAA
- a CDS encoding AAA family ATPase — MALNAAIKQESQFIDKMMTEINKVVVGQKEMVEGIMMGLLTGGHILLEGVPGLAKTLTISTVCKSISLDFQRIQFTPDLLPTDLIGTMIFNPKSGEFAPRKGPIFTNIVLADEINRAPAKVQSALLEAMAEKQVTIGEESYKLANPFLVLATQNPLEQEGTYPLPEAQMDRFMFKINVVYPHKGEELEILNRMGTNEKPVVNPVISREDLLRASERADQIYVDNKIKNYIVEIVMASRKPAEYGLSRIANLINVGGSPRATICLFRAAKAHAFLRGRGYVTAEDVKAIAYHVMRHRLILTYEAEAENIKSDDVIKEILSQVEVP; from the coding sequence ATGGCATTAAACGCCGCGATCAAACAAGAAAGTCAATTCATCGACAAGATGATGACCGAGATCAACAAAGTTGTGGTCGGACAAAAAGAAATGGTCGAAGGGATCATGATGGGATTGTTGACGGGTGGTCACATCCTGCTTGAAGGTGTTCCCGGTCTTGCAAAGACATTGACGATTTCAACAGTGTGTAAATCTATTTCCTTAGATTTCCAACGTATTCAGTTCACTCCCGATCTGTTGCCAACAGACTTGATCGGTACGATGATCTTTAATCCAAAATCTGGCGAATTCGCTCCTCGTAAAGGTCCTATCTTTACGAACATCGTTTTGGCCGACGAGATCAATCGTGCCCCTGCGAAAGTTCAATCGGCATTGCTTGAGGCAATGGCAGAAAAGCAAGTAACCATTGGTGAAGAGTCCTATAAACTTGCCAATCCATTCCTGGTTCTTGCAACTCAGAATCCATTAGAGCAAGAGGGAACATATCCACTTCCTGAAGCACAGATGGACCGTTTCATGTTTAAGATCAATGTGGTTTACCCACATAAAGGTGAAGAGCTCGAGATCTTAAATCGTATGGGTACGAACGAAAAGCCGGTTGTAAACCCGGTGATCTCTCGCGAAGATTTGTTGCGTGCGTCCGAACGTGCAGATCAAATCTATGTCGATAATAAAATCAAAAATTATATCGTAGAAATCGTTATGGCTTCCAGAAAGCCTGCAGAGTACGGCTTGTCACGTATCGCAAACTTGATCAACGTGGGCGGCTCACCGCGTGCGACGATCTGTCTGTTCCGTGCAGCGAAAGCTCACGCTTTCTTACGTGGCCGCGGTTACGTGACAGCTGAAGACGTAAAAGCAATTGCCTACCACGTGATGAGACATCGTTTGATTCTGACTTACGAAGCTGAGGCAGAAAATATTAAGTCTGATGATGTGATCAAAGAAATCTTGAGCCAAGTCGAGGTTCCATAG
- a CDS encoding BatD family protein — MTKIGSFLIFLSFILNAAIANAAGTTVNAVVDRNEMGLGDTFTVTVSAVSSEDVDIQEPRIPELDGFELLNTSSSTAVAQKLVPGPGGMQFETQRRKEYNYTLAPKRQGTLSVSSFEVVVSGKVFRTQPIIIKVGATGSGNGGGRRQMQQPRRPSMPQMPGMPGMGEDPFESMDRAEEEMFNQLLQQRQRLLQQMQQQGAGMPDEQFGPNSSSAIDNPAFRSLPTNPNDAFFIGVEVDKTEVYEGEQVTVNWYIYTRGQMETLDRLKFPDLRGFWKEIIEEVPSIQFYEANVGGIPWKKALLASHALFPIKAGTATIDSYKIKSRVRTLNQLGMMAKPYEYTKSSAAVPIKVKPLPVEGRPTDFSGAVGQFDVHSSVEGTSFPVNQPLSLKVRFEGAGNAKLIDLPAMTLPTGLEQYDTKSDSKFFKNGRSYKEFEILLIPRQEGDVVFPGLSVSMFDPKSGKYYTKKTEPINLKIINNPNAPVGSSQRMSGNQTPAAPKIIENKLPDVIMAWQPSHQASVMARPWLWMIIYAGVIISLLVKAQREFGWGRRRRTLKEQVSKRYKLVDQALSKDDYRKVGAEMTNIFYMVMGQVAGEAGASQKIEDLMTQIPPSLRRDHGDEITKTFEIFQTMTFAPEEMLGSIKEKATMKQNIDRAKKVISELISSKEEK; from the coding sequence GTGACAAAGATTGGTAGTTTTCTAATCTTTCTAAGTTTTATTTTAAATGCAGCCATTGCCAACGCTGCGGGGACGACAGTGAATGCTGTGGTTGATCGCAATGAAATGGGGCTGGGTGACACTTTCACTGTGACAGTTTCTGCTGTTTCTTCCGAGGATGTGGACATTCAAGAGCCGCGTATTCCTGAACTTGATGGTTTTGAACTTTTAAACACTTCCAGTTCTACTGCTGTGGCGCAAAAGCTTGTTCCTGGTCCTGGTGGCATGCAGTTCGAAACGCAACGTCGTAAAGAGTACAATTATACATTGGCTCCGAAACGCCAAGGTACCTTAAGTGTGTCCTCATTCGAAGTCGTGGTAAGCGGCAAAGTATTTAGGACTCAACCGATCATTATTAAAGTTGGTGCAACCGGCAGTGGTAATGGTGGGGGCCGCAGACAAATGCAGCAGCCTCGTCGACCTTCGATGCCACAGATGCCGGGCATGCCTGGTATGGGCGAAGATCCGTTTGAGTCCATGGACCGTGCCGAAGAGGAAATGTTTAATCAGCTCTTACAGCAACGCCAGCGTTTGCTGCAGCAGATGCAACAGCAAGGTGCTGGTATGCCGGATGAACAATTTGGTCCGAACTCTTCCAGTGCCATTGATAACCCTGCATTCCGCAGTCTGCCAACAAATCCCAACGATGCTTTTTTTATCGGTGTGGAGGTAGATAAAACGGAAGTTTACGAAGGCGAACAAGTGACTGTGAACTGGTACATTTATACCCGCGGTCAGATGGAAACGTTAGATCGTTTAAAGTTTCCAGATCTTCGTGGTTTCTGGAAAGAAATTATCGAGGAAGTTCCAAGCATTCAATTCTATGAAGCAAATGTTGGTGGCATTCCTTGGAAAAAAGCCCTTCTTGCTTCTCATGCGCTGTTCCCGATCAAAGCAGGGACTGCGACGATTGACTCTTACAAAATAAAATCCCGCGTTCGTACTTTGAATCAGTTGGGTATGATGGCTAAACCCTACGAATACACAAAAAGCTCTGCGGCTGTGCCCATCAAAGTAAAGCCTTTGCCGGTCGAGGGGCGTCCCACGGATTTTTCAGGTGCCGTGGGGCAGTTCGATGTTCACTCTTCTGTTGAGGGAACCAGCTTTCCTGTCAATCAACCCTTAAGTTTGAAAGTACGTTTTGAAGGTGCCGGCAATGCAAAACTCATCGATTTGCCAGCGATGACCTTGCCAACGGGACTTGAACAGTATGATACAAAATCAGATTCTAAATTTTTTAAAAATGGTCGCAGTTATAAGGAATTCGAAATTCTGTTGATCCCACGTCAAGAGGGCGATGTGGTTTTCCCAGGCCTAAGCGTTAGCATGTTTGATCCAAAGTCTGGTAAATACTATACGAAAAAAACAGAGCCTATTAATTTAAAAATCATAAATAATCCGAATGCGCCTGTGGGTTCTTCACAAAGAATGTCTGGCAACCAAACTCCGGCTGCACCTAAGATTATTGAAAATAAACTGCCTGACGTAATTATGGCTTGGCAGCCCTCACATCAAGCAAGCGTGATGGCTCGTCCATGGTTATGGATGATCATTTATGCGGGCGTGATTATTTCTTTGCTGGTTAAGGCGCAACGTGAATTCGGCTGGGGCCGCAGACGCAGAACTTTGAAAGAGCAAGTCAGCAAACGTTATAAGTTGGTTGATCAGGCGTTAAGTAAAGACGACTACCGTAAAGTCGGTGCCGAAATGACCAACATCTTTTATATGGTGATGGGTCAGGTGGCGGGAGAAGCGGGTGCTTCTCAAAAAATCGAGGATTTGATGACGCAAATTCCACCAAGCCTTCGCCGAGATCATGGGGATGAAATCACCAAGACATTTGAGATTTTCCAAACCATGACTTTCGCGCCAGAGGAAATGCTCGGAAGCATCAAAGAAAAAGCCACGATGAAACAAAACATCGACCGAGCGAAGAAAGTAATCAGCGAGTTGATCTCCTCGAAAGAGGAAAAATAA
- a CDS encoding M48 family metalloprotease produces MANTSTKVWIFILSTSLALLVLGYQFGERLGLIIGFLLALLLNFIVFFYGENSVLSKLRAQRLKGQDAWGVLDMVDRMSNQLGMPAPAVFVTPHSSANAFCVGHSWKHGSLGFTLGLLQKLNSKELEAVVAHQLCHIRRLDTFAFSVSSTLANSIVGLGQFLDSFLPYRLHFFMPLLSPVGWLIIKAVVGDKSFFENDLMASELLNNRHPLGEVLWRLEGLSQTQPLEIPACTSHLFIVNPEGFKQKNLFLKSHPPIETRLQKLMGYYPI; encoded by the coding sequence ATGGCAAATACGAGCACGAAAGTTTGGATTTTCATCCTATCGACCTCACTGGCACTTCTGGTATTGGGTTACCAATTCGGTGAGCGCCTGGGATTGATCATTGGCTTTTTGTTAGCACTCCTTTTAAATTTCATCGTGTTCTTTTACGGCGAAAATAGCGTTCTATCAAAACTTCGCGCGCAACGTTTAAAAGGCCAAGATGCTTGGGGTGTTTTAGATATGGTGGATCGCATGTCGAATCAGCTTGGGATGCCGGCGCCCGCTGTCTTTGTGACACCACATTCGTCGGCGAATGCATTTTGCGTTGGTCACTCTTGGAAACATGGTTCTTTGGGATTCACCTTAGGGCTTTTGCAAAAGTTAAATTCTAAAGAGTTGGAAGCTGTGGTGGCTCATCAACTTTGTCACATCCGCCGCCTTGATACTTTTGCATTCAGCGTCAGTTCAACCCTGGCAAATTCAATCGTGGGGTTAGGTCAATTTTTAGATTCTTTCTTGCCTTATCGTTTGCACTTTTTTATGCCGCTTTTGTCCCCCGTGGGCTGGCTGATCATCAAAGCGGTCGTGGGCGACAAATCGTTTTTTGAAAATGATTTGATGGCTTCTGAGCTTTTAAACAACCGCCATCCATTGGGTGAAGTTTTATGGAGACTGGAAGGCCTGTCACAGACTCAGCCTTTGGAAATCCCCGCTTGCACAAGTCACTTATTTATTGTGAATCCTGAAGGCTTTAAACAAAAGAATTTATTCTTAAAGTCGCATCCGCCCATCGAGACGCGTTTGCAGAAGCTTATGGGTTATTATCCTATCTAA
- a CDS encoding vWA domain-containing protein, translated as MFRFENMAAFNYLWVIPAIIIVGYFFDRRSKKSMEAAIGSRLYPFLSSSVSHKKRAIKTILQVIAVFFFVLALARPQFGQSKQEVKSEGVEIIFAVDVSESMMSEDVKPNRLTQAKTELSRLVDQMPGNKIGVMAFAGTSALLSPLTNDPGAVKMYIDALDTNSVSTQGTNFQDLLANAKEAFERGGVSTDDTVKVTRVILIASDGEDQEQGALEAAKKLADDGTRIFTVAYGTEKGGAIPVRDGMGFLKGYKKDRSGQTVITTVKGDVLRALAEAGKGSFYTATVGGDQIKHLVEDINNLEKTQFDTTMATQYEERFQILLMIGIIIAMFEMFIGERRRGFRFWKGRFEVPAE; from the coding sequence ATGTTTAGATTTGAAAACATGGCAGCCTTTAACTATCTGTGGGTGATTCCAGCGATCATCATCGTTGGCTATTTCTTTGATCGCAGGTCAAAAAAATCCATGGAAGCAGCTATAGGTTCAAGGCTGTATCCGTTCCTTTCCAGTTCCGTTAGCCACAAAAAACGTGCGATAAAAACGATCCTGCAAGTGATTGCGGTCTTTTTTTTCGTGTTGGCGTTGGCTCGTCCTCAGTTTGGTCAAAGCAAACAAGAAGTAAAAAGCGAAGGTGTTGAAATCATTTTCGCCGTCGACGTCTCTGAAAGTATGATGTCAGAGGACGTAAAACCAAATCGATTGACGCAAGCTAAAACAGAATTAAGCCGGCTGGTCGATCAAATGCCTGGAAATAAAATCGGTGTTATGGCATTTGCTGGGACCTCGGCATTGTTATCTCCTCTGACAAATGATCCTGGCGCTGTAAAAATGTATATTGATGCCTTGGATACAAACTCCGTATCAACTCAAGGTACAAATTTTCAAGATTTGTTAGCCAATGCTAAAGAAGCTTTCGAACGGGGTGGTGTTTCAACTGATGACACCGTCAAGGTCACTCGCGTGATCTTGATCGCCTCGGATGGTGAAGATCAAGAGCAAGGTGCTTTAGAAGCTGCTAAGAAATTGGCTGATGATGGTACACGCATTTTTACTGTGGCTTATGGCACAGAAAAAGGTGGAGCGATTCCGGTGCGTGATGGCATGGGTTTCCTAAAGGGCTATAAAAAAGATCGCAGCGGGCAGACAGTTATTACGACCGTCAAAGGTGACGTGCTTCGTGCCTTGGCCGAGGCCGGTAAAGGCAGTTTTTATACAGCCACTGTCGGCGGTGATCAGATTAAACATTTAGTTGAAGATATCAATAATCTGGAAAAAACACAGTTCGATACAACGATGGCGACTCAATACGAAGAGCGTTTTCAGATTTTACTTATGATCGGAATCATCATAGCGATGTTCGAGATGTTCATAGGTGAAAGACGTCGCGGCTTCCGTTTTTGGAAGGGCCGCTTTGAGGTACCAGCGGAATGA